In Bradysia coprophila strain Holo2 unplaced genomic scaffold, BU_Bcop_v1 contig_350, whole genome shotgun sequence, a genomic segment contains:
- the LOC119079933 gene encoding uncharacterized protein LOC119079933, which produces MIFNWIRPSHIPYPNVWFRFQAKDLDCDNLVEYIVEDLPEDRFDDAIAFMTTEFLANAPMAKLRNGANNSTYVQDIGRIWKNILQQRMTHVCFKDGSSVIVGLNFNYVASRNDPPLLSDIKSETFMQNMRVLSILSDYGNFDVFDKYGVEQYLSSFGMCVAKEYAGRKIGENLLKASKYLAKPCDLKLRHAYFTSNSSNKIAENLGYLTDVELSFKEIQRIDPSLKLDDIESSKATIRTWIFED; this is translated from the exons ATGATTTTCAATTGGATACGACCGAGTCACATCCCATATCCAAATGTTTGGTTCAGATTTCAAGCCAAAGATTTAGATTGCGACAATTTGGTCGAATATATAGTCGAGGATTTACCAGAGGATCGTTTCGATGACGCTATAGCTTTTATGACCACCGAATTCCTTGCTAATGCACCGATGGCGAAGCTAAGAAATGGAGCAAATAATTCGACGTATGTTCAAGACATTGGTCGCATTTGGAAGAATATTTTACAGCAACGCATGACGCATGTGTGCTTCAAAGACGGATCATCGGTCATTGttggattaaattttaattatgtaGCAAGTAGGAACGATCCACCTTTGTTGAGCGAt atTAAAAGTGAAACTTTCATGCAAAACATGAGAGTGTTGTCCATTTTGAGTGATTACGGGAATTTCGATGTGTTCGATAAATACGGAGTGGAGCAATATCTATCATCGTTCGGTATGTGTGTAGCCAAAGAGTATGCTGGACGTAAAATCGGAGAGAATCTATTGAAGGCTAG TAAATATCTGGCTAAGCCTTGCGACTTGAAACTGCGTCACGCATATTTTACATCGAATAGTTCCAACAAAATTGCGGAAAATTTGGGATATTTAACTGATGTTGAATTGAG TTTCAAGGAAATCCAACGAATTGATCCAAGCCTAAAGTTAGACGATATTGAAAGCAGCAAAGCAACAATAAGGACGTGGATATTTGAGGATTAG
- the LOC119079929 gene encoding uncharacterized protein LOC119079929 isoform X2, which yields MATIDPKPLEDHLKRISSRFISINKDVKTAFRQHYNNISDYMIQSMKERDNVFKELFQEVKLAGSYADEIKVTAPNEFDTLIILKFPKPNPVSSVPGFVTINISDGINKWRTWVDGNEGKYRRLVDTDGFVIQDGVLDWLRVLVRDILGEQESILRVNGAEYYISQTNHGPAITLDVNVRSSTHGGIGDFSIDLVPALQFQVHSKWVADKQAKSIVKDCRFWNTIPKPNKLRLHKNRDWICSYAEIERDLLNGRNRLKPLIRIFKKIRDKVKLENLKSYYIKTILLHQRLQKPDDYWNGTLSVLFLEMFDVILKHFQTKTLWSLWHNNYNLLSQLRENQIDAIYLNLKSIKDTMVKNLVNEKPDLIYKQILTSDEFTAMDESERKEAVPKVEEERAAEEQTTQQTISGFIHRLMKLFIVPK from the coding sequence ATGGCCACTATAGATCCGAAACCATTGGAAGATCATTTGAAACGAATTTCGAGTAGATTCATTTCCATCAACAAAGACGTAAAAACTGCATTTCGTCAGCATTACAACAACATATCCGATTACATGATTCAAAGTATGAAAGAGAGAGACAACGTTTTTAAGGAGCTTTTCCAAGAAGTTAAATTAGCCGGGAGCTATGCAGATGAAATCAAAGTTACAGCACCGAACGAATTCGATACGTTAATTATATTGAAATTTCCTAAACCGAATCCAGTTAGCAGTGTCCCTGGTTTTGTTACCATCAACATAAGTGATGGTATTAATAAGTGGCGGACATGGGTGGACGGAAACGAAGGAAAGTATCGCAGATTAGTTGACACTGACGGTTTTGTGATACAGGATGGGGTTTTAGATTGGCTGAGAGTTTTGGTAAGAGACATATTGGGGGAACAAGAAAGCATCCTTCGCGTCAATGGTGCAGAGTACTACATTTCACAAACGAACCATGGCCCAGCAATTACACTCGACGTAAATGTGCGAAGTTCTACGCATGGAGGCATCGGAGATTTTTCCATAGACCTTGTGCCTGCCTTACAATTTCAAGTGCATTCTAAATGGGTAGCCGACAAGCAGGCGAAATCGATAGTTAAGGATTGCAGGTTTTGGAACACTATACCAAAGCCGAATAAGTTGCGACTGCACAAAAACAGAGATTGGATATGTTCGTACGCAGAAATTGAAAGAGACCTTCTAAACGGTCGGAATAGATTGAAGCCATTGatcagaattttcaagaaaatccgCGACAAAGTTAAATTAGAGAACCTGAAAAGCTATTACATCAAGACGATTTTACTTCACCAACGTCTTCAAAAACCCGATGATTATTGGAATGGCACGCTGAGCGTACTATTTCTGGAAATGTTTGATGTTATTTTAAAGCActtccaaacaaaaacactgtGGTCCCTTTGGCAcaacaattacaatttattatCTCAACTGAGAGAGAATCAAATTGACGCAATCTACCTAAACCTCAAGAGCATCAAGGACACAATGGTAAAAAACTTGGTGAACGAAAAGCCTGATCTGATTTATAAACAGATTTTGACATCGGATGAGTTTACTGCTATGGATGAAAGCGAAAGAAAGGAAGCGGTACCGAAAGTGGAAGAAGAGCGAGCTGCTGAAGAACAAACGACCCAGCAAACAATTTCAGGATTTATTCATCGGCTGATGAAGCTTTTTATCGTACCAAAATAG
- the LOC119079929 gene encoding uncharacterized protein LOC119079929 isoform X1, translating into MCGVNSYKLSSDELTAVLELISKTNITLSDLEKAVELFEKVTDILVQLKLPSSGLCSIEVVDKSSNECLLQSQIQRLRISSIDFLKCKKFIPKDHNRFKRTRKRKLSETNIEATDSKVIKTTVRGTSLAVQRCEDATTGRSLFSLCYICKKNCTTDNSRHAFYPWMCVQCGDFNYSKRNQMADLKGKIALVTGGRIKIGFEIALKLLRCGATVTITTRFPNDARKRYEHQNDYFSWSDRLHIYGLDLRFIPQVDKFCEYFTTQFRQLDILIQNAAQTIRRPTVYYKSLIEGERDLTSSLPANNIRKTMKPQHEESVMQIPMNNSMGLFSSSETSQLLIHPEDFKYSCDAQLSQLHFPLNKRDDDGDQLDLRPQNTWTTVLERVETQEMVEVTLANYMAPFIILKKLKPLMEDGRNSKSDYAFVILVSAMEGKFSDCFKTGNHPHTNAAKAALNMLVRTAAYTYKKQGILMNAVDTGWVTDEHPVGFKSKLSDGVKPPLDSIDGAARVLDPIMQTVNDGPENPIYGKFLKDYRPVGW; encoded by the exons atgtgTGGTGTGAACAGTTACAAATTAAGTTCCGATGAATTGACTGCAGTGTTAGAACTTATATCCAAGACTAATATTACACTTAGTGATCTTGAAAAGGCGGTTGAATTATTCGAAAAAGTCACCGACATTCTTGTCCAGTTGAAATTACCATCGTCTGGCCTATGTTCCATCGAAGTTGTTGATAAAAGTTCAAATGAATGTCTTCTACAAAGCCAAATACAACGACTCCGCATTTcatcaattgattttttaaaatgcaaaaaatttattcctaAGGATCACAATCGGTTTAAGAGGACTAGAAAGCGTAAACTGTCTGAAACGAATATCGAAGCGACTGATTCAAAAGTGATAAAGACAACCGTAAGAGGCACATCGTTGGCTGTTCAGCGATGTGAAGACGCCACAACTGGAAGGAGTTTATTTTCCCTCTGTtatatttgtaaaaagaatTGCACGACTGATAATTCTAGGCATGCATTCTATCCATGGATGTGTGTTCAGTGTGGCGATTTCAATTACAGTAAGAGAAATCAAATGGCCGATTTGAAGGGTAAAATAGCACTGGTGACTGGAggaagaataaaaattggcTTCGAAATCGCTCTGAAATTGTTGCGGTGTGGAGCTACAGTGACTATAACAACCCGATTCCCAAATGACGCACGCAAACGATATGAACATCAAAACGATTATTTTAGTTGGTCTGACCGGCTGCATATCTACGGACTAGATCTAAGATTTATTCCTCAAGTGgacaaattttgtgaatatttcaCAACCCAATTTCGCCAGTTGGATATTCTAATTCAGAATGCGGCGCAAACTATTCGACGACCAACGGTGTATTACAAAAGTCTTATAGAGGGGGAGAGAGATCTGACATCATCACTTCCTGCAAACAATATTAGAAAGACTATGAAACCACAACATGAAGAATCGGTCATGCAAATACCGATGAATAACAGTATGGGCCTGTTCTCCTCATCCGAAACGTCGCAACTTTTAATTCACCCAGAAGACTTTAAATATTCGTGCGATGCACAGCTGTCACAACttcattttccattgaatAAGAGGGATGACGATGGAGATCAATTAGATTTGAGACCGCAAAATACCTGGACTACAGTGTTGGAGCGAGTCGAAACTCAGGAGATGGTAGAAGTTACACTAGCAAATTATATGGCACCGTTCATTattctgaaaaagttaaaaccaCTCATGGAAGATGGCCGAAATTCGAA ATCCGATTATGCATTTGTGATCCTCGTTTCAGCAATGGAAGGGAAGTTTTCAGATTGCTTTAAAACTGGAAACCATCCTCACACCAATGCTGCAAAAGCTGCTTTAAATATGCTTGTCCGAACTGCAGCATATACATACAAAAAGCaaggaattttaatgaatgctGTCGATACAGGATGGGTTACCGACGAACATCCGGTGGGTTTTAAAAGTAAACTAAGCGATGGAGTTAAACCGCCATTAGATTCGATAGACGGAGCAGCCCGCGTATTGGATCCTATTATGCAAACCGTAAATGATGGACCGGAAAATCCaatatatggaaaatttttgaaagattACCGGCCGGTTGGTTGGTGA
- the LOC119079931 gene encoding E3 ubiquitin-protein ligase NRDP1-like, whose translation MGFEVTRFICEIDDEFLCTICTMVLEEAMQSPCEHVFCKECIMAWLASDNSCPVDRGALQVVDLKPAPRFFRNLLAKFMIKCDFAQKGCDNVVQLEHLQTHVISCALNPNAEVICDKGCNMTMCRHEYETGNCLTHLSSRLIQKDLEITRLNALTSCLEEENRQMKDEVKRQREENRQINDEKHRLRLQISTFLLKWHRSENAKFSGESSDILEVDNKSRTVFAQLFYSLESNFFFGVQILDWNIDSWMVIGLTRKHYPSYDPPGWSAESIGYSSYGNIQINSTSEKVGVSWQDGDTIHCGIKFCENTTNETGNFKVMFLRNGKRAIEKYMEMPRDGLYPTICMWNTKVKYLTQ comes from the exons ATGGGTTTTGAAGTGACGCGCTTCATTTGTGAAATAGACGATGAATTTCTGTGTACAATCTGTACGATGGTTTTAGAAGAGGCAATGCAATCACCGTGTGAGCACGTATTTTGCAAAGAATGTATCATGGCATGGCTAGCATCTGACAATAGCTGCCCAGTTGATCGTGGTGCTTTACAGGTCGTTGATCTAAAACCAGCCCCTCGttttttccgaaatttgtTGGCAAAGTTCATgataaaatgtgattttg CGCAAAAAGGATGCGACAATGTGGTCCAATTGGAACATCTACAAACTCATGTAATCAGCTGCGCACTAAATCCGAATGCAGAGGTTATCTGCGATAAGGGTTGTAATATGACAATGTGCCGTCACGAATATGAAACGGGCAACTGTTTAACACATCTTTCAAGCAGATTGATTCAAAAAGACTTAGAGATCACCAGACTCAATGCATTGACAAGTTgtctagaagaagaaaatagaCAAATGAAAGATGAGGTGAAACGACAACGAGAGGAGAATAGACAAATTAATGATGAAAAGCATCGTCTACGGTTGCAGATAAGCActtttctattgaaatggcACCGATCTGAAAATGCCAAATTTTCGGGTGAGTCATCCGATATCTTGGAAGTCGACAACAAAAGTCGCACAGTTTTCGCTCAGTTATTCTATTCGTTGGAGTCGAACTTTTTCTTTGGGGTACAAATCTTAGACTGGAACATAGACAGTTGGATGGTGATTGGCCTAACTCGTAAACATTATCCAAGTTATGATCCTCCCGGATGGTCGGCTGAATCAATTGGTTACAGTAGCTATggtaatattcaaattaatagCACTTCAGAGAAAGTGGGAGTAAGTTGGCAAGATGGGGACACCATTCACTGTGGaatcaaattttgtgaaaataccACCAATGAGACCGGAAACTTTAAAGTCATGTTTTTACGAAATGGTAAACGGGCCATAGAAAAGTATATGGAAATGCCTCGTGATGGACTCTATCCCACAATTTGCATGTGGAATACGAAAGTTAAATATTTGACCCaatga